The following are from one region of the Oncorhynchus tshawytscha isolate Ot180627B linkage group LG24, Otsh_v2.0, whole genome shotgun sequence genome:
- the LOC112223707 gene encoding serine/threonine-protein kinase SBK1-like: MALKFVTKSKTKLKSFLREYSLTGTLSCSPFIIKVLDVLFETEDSYVFGQEYAPAGDLFDIIPPQVGLPEEMVKRCMQQLGLALDFMHSKNLVHRDVKPENVLLFDRECRRIKLADFGMTRRVGCRVKRVSGTIPYTAPEVCRASRAEGFLVTTSLDVWAFGVLVFCMLTGNFPWEAALPADAFYEEFRRWQRAGCPTAAYPSQWRRFTDDALRMFQRLLAAEPEKRCGVKDVFCFVKYELVSELRRRASCRAKRGERSSSSGVCSASCTSNSSSSSSSSRSHRHPEPSTPPGTTSLLRPAPLKRSVLSDTHSPQEESPGQHHSSPGREKTKSQMVMATAIEICV; this comes from the exons ATGGCTCTGAAGTTTGTGACAAAGAGCAAGACGAAGCTGAAGAGCTTCCTGAGGGAGTACAGCCTGACAGGCACACTGAGCTGCAGCCCCTTCATCATCAAAGTCCTGGATGTACTCTTCGAGACCGAGGATAGCTACGTCTTCGGACAGGAGTACGCCCCCGCGGGAGACCTGTTCGACATCATTCCTCCCCAG gttggtCTTCCAGAGGAGATGGTGAAGCGCTGTATGCAGCAGCTGGGTCTGGCTCTGGACTTCATGCACAGCAAGAATCTGGTGCACCGTGACGTCAAGCCCGAGAACGTGCTCCTCTTCGACCGCGAGTGCAGACGCATCAAGCTGGCTGACTTCGGCATGACACGGCGCGTGGGCTGTCGCGTGAAGCGTGTGAGCGGCACCATCCCGTACACGGCGCCAGAGGTGTGCCGTGCCAGTCGTGCCGAAGGCTTCCTGGTGACCACCAGTCTAGACGTGTGGGCCTTCGGTGTGCTCGTCTTCTGCATGCTGACGGGTAACTTCCCTTGGGAGGCAGCGCTGCCCGCCGATGCCTTCTACGAGGAATTCCGCCGCTGGCAGCGAGCAGGGTGCCCCACGGCGGCCTACCCGTCCCAGTGGCGCCGCTTCACTGATGACGCCCTACGCATGTTCCAGCGGCTGCTCGCCGCCGAGCCAGAGAAGCGCTGCGGCGTGAAGGACGTCTTCTGCTTTGTCAAGTACGAACTGGTCAGCGAGCTCCGACGGCGCGCCTCCTGCCGGGCCAAGAGAGGCGAGAGGTCCAGTTCGTCTGGCGTATGCTCCGCAAGCTGTACCTCCAACTCCTCTTCGTCTTCCTCCTCATCACGCTCCCACAGACACCCAGAGCCCTCCACCCCCCCTGGGACGACCTCACTCCTGCGCCCAGCGCCCCTGAAGAGGAGTGTCCTCTCTGACACCCATTCCCCTCAGGAGGAGTCTCCTGGCCAGCACCACTCTTCTCCGGGCCGGGAGAAGACCAAGAGCCAGATGGTGATGGCTACTGCCATAGAGATCTGTGTCTGA